The window ACTTCCAGCGTCACGTTGTCGCCGGGCATTACCATCTCGGTGCCTTCAGGCAGCTTCGCCACACCGGTCACGTCCGTGGTCCTGATGTAGAACTGCGGTCTGTATCCGTTAAAGAACGGCGTGTGACGTCCACCTTCTTCCTTGCTGAGGATGTATACCTCCGCCTTGAACTTCTTGTGCGGCGTGATCGATCCCGGAGCGGCCAGTACCTGACCTCTTTCCAGATCTTTCTTCTCTATA of the Candidatus Omnitrophota bacterium genome contains:
- the tuf gene encoding elongation factor Tu (EF-Tu; promotes GTP-dependent binding of aminoacyl-tRNA to the A-site of ribosomes during protein biosynthesis; when the tRNA anticodon matches the mRNA codon, GTP hydrolysis results; the inactive EF-Tu-GDP leaves the ribosome and release of GDP is promoted by elongation factor Ts; many prokaryotes have two copies of the gene encoding EF-Tu) → IEKKDLERGQVLAAPGSITPHKKFKAEVYILSKEEGGRHTPFFNGYRPQFYIRTTDVTGVAKLPEGTEMVMPGDNVTLEVELITPVALEKELRFAIREGGHTVGAGVISEILE